One window from the genome of Acidihalobacter ferrooxydans encodes:
- the mltF gene encoding membrane-bound lytic murein transglycosylase MltF produces MTNDNPPPPKPSVNRRNQRLLQRRLIRRIEVLVFLLIVMVALAYVFSNTPPSELARIKASGTLVVATRNGPTTYYQGPSGPTGFEYDLVEAFARYLGVKVRWVFPHNGSNILSMVEYGRVELAAAGIAKTPQREQAVRFGPTYQTITQQVIYLSGRRRPRSVKDLIGKTITVLANSSFSARLQALKKKYPGLSWRTSLNTSAEELLYRVYKGQIDYTIDDSNDFMLNRRYYPQLVAAFNLGKPQKLAWAMRKNGDNSLYDATVKFFAKIKKDGTLHRITERYYGHVRNYDYVGTFTFMKYVETRLPKWIPLFKAAGKKYHINWRLLAAQSYQESHWNPNAVSPTGVRGLMMLTPPTAAHLGVKNLVDPEESVMGGAAYLDEVLGWIPQSVKEPDRMWFALASYNVGFGHILDAMAIARKLGKNQNSWTAIKDILPLLTQRKWYSLTRNGYARGREAVTYVQNIRSYYDILMWLKKHRDGQSLKQPLPSSLQFLPPSL; encoded by the coding sequence ATGACGAACGATAATCCGCCACCACCGAAGCCCTCGGTCAACCGACGCAATCAGCGGCTACTACAGCGTCGGCTCATCCGCAGAATCGAGGTTTTAGTTTTTCTGCTGATCGTGATGGTCGCGCTGGCGTATGTTTTTTCCAACACCCCGCCAAGCGAACTGGCCCGGATCAAGGCATCCGGCACGCTTGTCGTTGCCACGCGCAACGGCCCCACCACGTATTACCAGGGCCCGAGCGGACCGACGGGTTTTGAGTACGATCTGGTCGAGGCGTTCGCCCGGTATCTTGGCGTGAAGGTCCGATGGGTGTTCCCGCACAACGGGAGCAACATCTTGTCAATGGTGGAATATGGTCGTGTGGAACTGGCCGCCGCAGGCATCGCCAAAACCCCGCAGCGCGAGCAGGCTGTGAGATTCGGACCGACTTATCAGACGATTACGCAACAGGTTATATACCTTTCTGGCCGCCGCCGGCCACGAAGCGTCAAGGATCTGATCGGAAAAACCATCACGGTGCTGGCAAACAGCAGTTTCTCCGCACGCCTTCAGGCACTGAAAAAAAAGTACCCCGGCCTGAGCTGGCGAACCTCGCTGAACACGAGCGCCGAAGAACTGCTCTACCGCGTCTACAAGGGCCAGATCGATTACACCATCGACGACTCGAACGACTTTATGCTCAACCGCCGGTACTATCCGCAGCTTGTTGCCGCCTTCAACCTCGGTAAGCCACAGAAACTGGCCTGGGCGATGCGAAAAAATGGAGATAACAGCCTCTACGATGCGACAGTAAAATTTTTTGCCAAGATCAAGAAGGACGGGACGCTGCACAGGATCACGGAGCGTTATTACGGGCATGTGCGTAATTACGACTACGTCGGTACCTTTACTTTCATGAAATATGTCGAGACGCGTCTACCGAAATGGATTCCCCTATTCAAGGCGGCCGGGAAAAAATATCACATCAACTGGCGCCTGCTGGCCGCCCAGAGCTATCAGGAATCGCATTGGAATCCGAATGCGGTATCGCCGACCGGCGTGCGCGGACTGATGATGCTGACCCCTCCCACCGCCGCGCATCTTGGCGTCAAGAACCTTGTGGACCCGGAAGAAAGCGTGATGGGCGGGGCAGCCTATCTGGACGAAGTGCTGGGCTGGATCCCTCAGAGCGTGAAGGAACCGGATCGTATGTGGTTCGCTCTGGCCTCGTACAACGTCGGTTTCGGGCACATACTCGACGCGATGGCGATCGCCAGAAAACTGGGCAAAAATCAGAATAGCTGGACCGCGATCAAGGACATACTCCCGTTGCTGACCCAGCGTAAATGGTACAGCCTGACAAGGAATGGCTACGCACGCGGGCGTGAGGCTGTCACCTACGTGCAAAACATCCGCAGCTATTACGACATTCTCATGTGGCTGAAGAAACACCGGGACGGCCAGTCACTAAAACAGCCGTTGCCAAGTTCACTGCAATTTCTGCCGCCGAGTCTGTAG
- a CDS encoding NAD(P)H-dependent oxidoreductase — protein MSNILIINAHEYYPFSEGRLNQTLADTAAQILSAKGHALKTTTMRDDYDIAAELEKHRWANVIILQMPVNWMGVPWSFKKYMDVVYTAGMDGTLCKGDGRSHDGPTKQYGAGGTLTETKYMLSLTFNAPKDAFGDTGQYLFQGKSVDDLLFPMHMNFRFFGMQPLETFACHDVMKKPDIDNDLTRFEAHLNKHLSGVDRDEQKVQRAL, from the coding sequence ATGTCAAACATCCTGATCATCAACGCCCACGAGTACTACCCGTTCTCCGAGGGCAGGCTCAATCAGACGCTCGCGGATACGGCGGCGCAGATCCTTTCGGCCAAGGGGCACGCGCTCAAGACCACAACGATGCGTGACGACTACGACATCGCGGCCGAACTGGAAAAACACCGGTGGGCCAACGTCATCATCCTGCAAATGCCGGTCAACTGGATGGGCGTACCCTGGTCTTTCAAGAAGTACATGGACGTCGTCTACACGGCCGGGATGGACGGCACCCTGTGTAAGGGAGATGGCCGCAGTCACGATGGCCCCACGAAACAGTACGGGGCAGGTGGAACACTGACAGAGACAAAGTACATGCTTTCGTTGACTTTCAATGCCCCCAAAGATGCGTTCGGCGATACCGGGCAGTACCTGTTCCAGGGTAAGTCCGTGGACGATCTGCTGTTCCCGATGCACATGAACTTCCGCTTCTTCGGTATGCAGCCGCTCGAGACGTTCGCCTGCCACGATGTCATGAAGAAGCCGGACATCGACAACGACCTGACACGCTTCGAAGCACACCTCAACAAACATCTTTCGGGAGTCGACCGCGATGAGCAAAAAGTACAACGTGCACTGTGA
- a CDS encoding winged helix-turn-helix transcriptional regulator, producing the protein MKTAKAHVEQRPDGKKVVINACSEPCPIERGMRIIGGKWKGSILWHLQDGPVRFNDLARQLGGASKKMVTQRLNEMEDIGLVKRKVLSTRPIAVAYKITEFGRSSLTVLEQLKDWAEENGL; encoded by the coding sequence ATGAAGACAGCCAAAGCACATGTCGAACAGAGACCGGATGGGAAAAAGGTGGTCATCAACGCATGCTCGGAACCCTGTCCGATCGAGCGCGGCATGCGGATCATCGGTGGTAAGTGGAAGGGCTCGATTTTGTGGCATTTGCAGGATGGCCCAGTCCGCTTCAACGATCTTGCCCGTCAGCTCGGCGGTGCGAGCAAGAAGATGGTCACGCAGCGCCTTAACGAAATGGAGGACATCGGACTGGTCAAGCGAAAGGTCCTCAGCACCCGACCGATTGCAGTTGCCTACAAGATCACCGAGTTCGGTCGATCGTCGCTGACCGTATTGGAGCAGCTGAAAGATTGGGCGGAAGAAAACGGTCTGTGA
- the tadA gene encoding tRNA adenosine(34) deaminase TadA encodes MKAQHVEADASWMRHALALAARAEAEGEVPVGALVVRHEEVLGEGWNRPITAHDPSAHAEINALRAAASLAGNYRLDGATLYVTLEPCVMCAGAIQHARIARVVFGAYDPRAGAAGSRFAVLQSPHALRHVTVRGGVLQDVCGAALRQFFVRRRR; translated from the coding sequence ATGAAAGCGCAACACGTCGAGGCGGATGCGAGTTGGATGCGCCATGCACTGGCCCTCGCCGCGCGCGCAGAAGCCGAAGGCGAAGTGCCGGTTGGTGCCCTGGTGGTGCGCCATGAGGAGGTGCTCGGCGAGGGCTGGAATCGGCCGATTACGGCGCACGACCCCAGCGCGCACGCCGAGATCAACGCATTGCGCGCCGCCGCCAGCCTGGCGGGCAATTACCGGCTCGACGGCGCCACGCTCTACGTCACGCTCGAGCCCTGCGTCATGTGTGCCGGCGCGATTCAGCACGCACGCATCGCGCGGGTGGTGTTCGGCGCCTATGATCCTCGTGCCGGTGCGGCCGGCAGCCGTTTCGCGGTGCTGCAATCGCCGCATGCGCTGCGCCACGTGACGGTGCGTGGCGGGGTTCTACAGGATGTTTGCGGCGCTGCGTTACGGCAGTTTTTCGTGCGCCGTCGCCGTTGA
- the petA gene encoding ubiquinol-cytochrome c reductase iron-sulfur subunit: MTDKRTSLARRNVLRLAIGAAVAGSAGRVLAATPKSDALSLNHLDTGKTRTIHVDGYPILLLRRDAGMISALKQQTANLADPDSQHSQQPAYAKNPWRSRDPEFLVMVNHCTFDGCPIAFGGCPSSCGFACPCCGSQYDAAGRVQKFQPAPRNLAIPYYRIDRKQQSVIIERVEKVRTVE; encoded by the coding sequence ATGACTGATAAACGCACCTCTCTGGCGCGACGCAACGTACTGCGTCTCGCAATCGGCGCGGCCGTTGCCGGCAGCGCGGGACGCGTGCTCGCAGCCACCCCGAAATCCGATGCACTTTCGCTGAACCATCTGGACACGGGCAAAACCCGCACCATCCATGTGGACGGCTACCCCATCCTGCTGCTGCGCCGCGATGCAGGCATGATCAGCGCTCTGAAGCAGCAGACCGCCAACCTCGCCGACCCGGATTCACAGCACTCGCAACAACCGGCCTACGCGAAAAATCCCTGGCGCTCGCGAGATCCCGAATTCCTGGTTATGGTCAATCATTGCACCTTCGACGGCTGCCCGATCGCGTTTGGCGGTTGCCCGAGCAGCTGCGGCTTTGCCTGCCCCTGCTGCGGCTCGCAGTACGATGCAGCCGGTCGCGTGCAGAAATTCCAGCCCGCACCCCGCAACCTTGCGATTCCGTATTATCGGATCGACAGAAAACAGCAGAGCGTCATCATCGAACGCGTGGAAAAAGTACGCACGGTAGAATGA
- a CDS encoding DUF1475 family protein: protein MPKARLIAVFLVILTIIIAVTSWATSHMPFWKTPESVVLHPWFIATLTDTYLAFFTFWLWVAYKENSVLARVAWLVLIFALGNMAMAAYVLIQLVRLPRGATIETLLLRRQ from the coding sequence ATGCCTAAAGCCCGTTTGATCGCCGTTTTCCTGGTTATTCTGACGATCATCATTGCGGTGACCTCCTGGGCGACGAGTCATATGCCGTTCTGGAAGACGCCAGAGTCGGTGGTGCTGCATCCGTGGTTTATCGCTACGCTGACGGATACGTATCTTGCGTTCTTTACTTTCTGGTTGTGGGTGGCCTACAAGGAAAACTCCGTTCTGGCGCGCGTGGCCTGGCTGGTGTTGATTTTCGCGCTCGGGAATATGGCCATGGCTGCGTATGTGCTGATTCAGTTGGTTCGGCTGCCGCGCGGTGCGACGATCGAAACCCTGCTTCTGCGCCGCCAGTGA
- the xseA gene encoding exodeoxyribonuclease VII large subunit, producing the protein MDDITQQREIYTVSRLNLEARGLLEAHFPLLWVEAELFNVSRPASGHLYFTLKDTHAQLSAAMFRNRNQHLGFAPQPGLQVLVRGRLSLYEARGSYQFIVEHMEEAGEGALRRAFDELKRKLAAAGLFDAQRKRALPAYPQALGVITSPSGAALRDVISVLRRRFPALPVYVYPVSVQGVDAAPGIVAALARANQEARCDVLLLVRGGGSLEDLWAFNEERVARAIAASELPVVSGVGHETDFTIADFVADLRAPTPSAAAELVSPDAQQILHRLDRLAEALRGSLQRHVAQQARHLDSLHGRLARRHPVRQLQQYAQRIDELDARMRRAAAQRQHRAADRLQTLRTRLLAQSPARTLDARSKRLALARHALRRAMSDQLETARGRLAGLSRTLSAVSPLATLERGYALALQPGSLTPVRDAADVHIEQALEVRLARGTLLCRVEATEDAT; encoded by the coding sequence ATGGACGACATCACGCAGCAACGCGAAATATACACGGTCAGCCGGCTGAATCTCGAAGCACGCGGCCTGCTCGAAGCCCATTTTCCACTGCTGTGGGTCGAAGCCGAGCTGTTCAACGTCTCACGCCCGGCATCGGGCCACCTCTACTTCACCCTCAAGGACACGCATGCGCAACTGAGCGCAGCGATGTTCCGCAACCGCAATCAGCACCTGGGCTTCGCGCCGCAACCCGGTCTGCAGGTTCTGGTGCGCGGCCGGTTGAGCCTGTATGAAGCGCGCGGCAGCTATCAGTTCATTGTCGAGCACATGGAAGAGGCCGGCGAGGGCGCATTGCGCCGCGCCTTCGACGAACTGAAGCGCAAACTCGCCGCGGCCGGCCTGTTCGACGCACAACGCAAACGCGCCCTGCCCGCCTATCCGCAGGCGCTCGGGGTCATCACCTCGCCCAGCGGCGCCGCCTTGCGCGACGTCATCAGCGTGCTGCGGCGACGCTTCCCGGCGCTGCCGGTTTACGTTTACCCAGTCAGCGTACAGGGCGTCGATGCCGCGCCAGGCATTGTCGCCGCGCTGGCCCGCGCGAATCAGGAAGCGCGCTGCGACGTGCTGTTGCTGGTGCGCGGCGGCGGCTCGCTGGAAGACCTCTGGGCATTCAACGAGGAGCGCGTGGCCCGCGCCATCGCTGCCTCAGAATTGCCGGTCGTCAGCGGCGTGGGCCATGAAACAGACTTCACCATTGCGGATTTCGTGGCCGACCTGCGCGCGCCCACGCCGTCCGCCGCCGCCGAACTCGTCAGCCCGGATGCACAGCAGATACTCCACCGCCTGGATCGGCTGGCCGAAGCCTTGCGCGGCAGCCTGCAACGCCATGTCGCGCAGCAAGCGCGCCATCTCGATTCGCTGCACGGCAGACTCGCACGCCGGCACCCCGTGCGGCAATTACAGCAATATGCGCAACGCATCGACGAACTCGACGCGCGGATGCGACGCGCGGCCGCGCAACGCCAGCACCGCGCCGCCGACCGCCTGCAAACGCTGCGCACCCGGCTGCTCGCCCAGTCGCCGGCCCGCACGCTGGACGCGCGCAGCAAGCGCCTCGCGCTGGCCCGTCATGCGCTGCGCCGCGCCATGTCCGACCAGTTGGAAACTGCGCGCGGCCGCCTCGCCGGGCTGAGCCGAACGCTGTCCGCCGTCAGCCCGCTGGCGACGCTGGAGCGCGGTTATGCGCTGGCGCTGCAACCCGGCAGCCTGACGCCCGTACGCGATGCCGCAGACGTACACATCGAGCAGGCGCTTGAAGTCCGCCTTGCGCGCGGCACACTGCTGTGCCGCGTAGAAGCCACCGAAGACGCCACTTGA
- the guaA gene encoding glutamine-hydrolyzing GMP synthase, giving the protein MSENIHSDKILILDFGSQFTQLIARRVREVGVYSEIHPWDMSEDALRAFAPAGIILSGGPESTIGDDAPVAPPLIYELGVPVLGICYGMQTMAAQLGGEVETSDHREFGYAQVRARGHTALLRDIEDHATPEGYGLLDVWMSHGDRVCTLPPGFNLMASTDSAPLAGMADEQRRFYGVQFHPEVTHTRQGTRILSRFVLDLCGCRALWNADSIIEDSIARVREKVGRDRVVLGLSGGVDSSVVAALLHQAIGDQLTCVFVDHGLLRLGESDQVMQTFARHMGVKVIRVDAQERFMSALQGEADPEAKRKIIGRLFIEIFDEEAGRITDARWLAQGTIYPDVIESAGSKTGKAHVIKSHHNVGGLPEDMKLGLVEPLRELFKDEVRKIGLELGLPSEMVYRHPFPGPGLGVRILGEVKQLYADLLRRADAIFIEELRRHELYDKVSQAFAVFLPVKAVGVMGDGRKYDYVVALRAVETIDFMTARWAHLPYEFLDLVSRRIVNEIDGITRVVYDVTGKPPGTIEWE; this is encoded by the coding sequence ATGAGCGAGAACATCCATTCCGACAAGATACTCATCCTCGATTTCGGCTCGCAGTTCACCCAGCTGATCGCCCGACGGGTGCGCGAAGTCGGCGTCTACAGCGAAATTCATCCGTGGGACATGAGCGAGGACGCGCTGCGCGCGTTTGCGCCGGCCGGCATCATTCTGTCCGGCGGACCCGAATCGACGATTGGCGACGATGCGCCGGTCGCGCCGCCACTGATCTACGAACTCGGCGTGCCGGTGCTCGGTATCTGCTACGGCATGCAGACCATGGCCGCGCAGTTGGGCGGCGAAGTCGAAACCAGCGATCACCGCGAGTTCGGCTATGCGCAGGTGCGCGCGCGCGGCCACACCGCGCTGTTGCGCGATATCGAGGACCACGCCACGCCGGAAGGCTACGGTCTGCTCGACGTGTGGATGTCGCACGGCGACCGCGTCTGTACGCTGCCGCCCGGCTTCAACCTCATGGCCAGCACCGACAGCGCGCCGCTGGCCGGCATGGCCGACGAGCAGCGTCGTTTCTACGGTGTACAGTTCCACCCGGAAGTGACGCACACCCGCCAGGGCACACGCATCCTGAGCCGCTTCGTGCTCGACCTGTGCGGCTGCCGCGCGCTATGGAATGCCGACAGCATCATCGAGGACAGCATTGCCCGCGTGCGTGAAAAAGTCGGCCGTGACCGCGTTGTGCTGGGGCTGTCCGGTGGCGTGGACTCCTCCGTGGTCGCCGCGCTGCTGCATCAGGCGATCGGCGACCAGCTTACTTGCGTCTTCGTCGATCATGGTCTGCTGCGCCTCGGTGAGAGCGATCAGGTGATGCAAACCTTCGCCCGGCATATGGGCGTGAAGGTGATCCGCGTCGATGCGCAGGAGCGCTTTATGTCCGCCTTGCAAGGCGAGGCCGATCCCGAAGCCAAGCGCAAGATCATCGGTCGACTGTTTATCGAAATTTTCGACGAAGAAGCGGGCAGGATCACCGACGCGCGCTGGCTGGCGCAGGGCACGATCTACCCCGACGTGATCGAGTCCGCCGGCAGCAAGACCGGCAAGGCGCATGTGATCAAGTCGCACCACAACGTCGGCGGTCTGCCGGAAGACATGAAGCTCGGTCTGGTCGAGCCGCTGCGCGAGTTGTTCAAGGACGAAGTGCGCAAGATCGGACTGGAACTCGGCCTGCCGAGCGAGATGGTCTACCGCCATCCGTTCCCCGGTCCTGGGTTGGGCGTGCGCATCCTCGGCGAAGTGAAACAGCTCTATGCCGATCTGCTGCGGCGCGCGGATGCCATCTTTATCGAGGAACTACGCCGCCACGAACTGTATGACAAAGTCTCGCAGGCCTTCGCCGTTTTCCTGCCGGTCAAGGCTGTCGGCGTAATGGGTGACGGGCGCAAATACGACTATGTAGTCGCGTTGCGCGCGGTCGAAACCATCGACTTCATGACCGCCCGCTGGGCGCATCTACCCTACGAGTTCCTCGATCTGGTATCGCGGCGCATCGTCAACGAGATCGACGGCATCACCCGCGTCGTCTATGACGTGACCGGTAAGCCGCCGGGCACCATCGAGTGGGAGTGA
- the guaB gene encoding IMP dehydrogenase, producing the protein MRIVQEALTFDDVLLLPAHSRILPRDASLRTRLTREIILNIPLLSAAMDTVTEARLAIAMAQEGGIGIIHKNMTAEQQAQQVRMVKKFESGVITQPITVGPDTSIREVLDITRANNISGVPVVKGERLVGIVTSRDMRFQDNPDAQVDTIMTPEDRLVTVREGAEREEVRRLLHKHRIEKVLVVNDAFQLRGMITVKDIQKSSDFPNACKDEHGRLRVGAAVGTGSGTEERVAALVEAGADVLIVDTAHGHSEGVLERVRWVKQQYPDMQVIGGNIATGEAARALADAGADGVKVGIGPGSICTTRIVAGVGVPQITAIDNVCTALQGTGIPLIADGGIRFSGDLAKAIVAGAHSVMVGSMFAGTEEAPGEVELYQGRSYKSYRGMGSLGAMQQGSSDRYFQDTSAVEKLVPEGIEGRVPYKGSISAIIHQLLGGLRSSMGYVGAADIETMRTRPGFVRVTSAGMRESHVHDVAITKEAPNYRVD; encoded by the coding sequence ATGCGAATCGTCCAGGAAGCGCTCACTTTTGATGACGTGCTCTTGCTGCCTGCACACAGCCGCATTCTGCCGCGTGATGCCTCGTTGCGCACGCGCCTGACACGCGAAATTATTCTGAATATCCCGCTGCTGTCGGCGGCGATGGACACGGTCACCGAAGCCCGGTTGGCTATCGCCATGGCGCAGGAAGGCGGTATCGGCATCATTCACAAGAACATGACGGCCGAGCAGCAGGCGCAGCAGGTGCGCATGGTGAAGAAGTTCGAAAGCGGCGTGATCACCCAGCCGATCACCGTTGGCCCGGACACCAGTATCCGCGAGGTGCTGGACATCACCCGGGCGAACAATATCTCCGGCGTGCCGGTGGTCAAGGGCGAGCGTCTGGTCGGCATCGTCACCAGCCGCGACATGCGCTTCCAGGACAATCCGGATGCCCAGGTGGACACGATCATGACGCCCGAGGACCGGCTGGTCACGGTTCGCGAGGGCGCCGAGCGCGAGGAGGTGCGCCGGTTGCTGCACAAGCACCGCATTGAAAAAGTGCTGGTGGTCAACGATGCCTTCCAACTGCGCGGGATGATTACGGTGAAGGATATCCAGAAGTCCAGCGATTTCCCGAACGCCTGCAAGGATGAGCACGGCCGCTTGCGCGTCGGCGCGGCCGTCGGCACCGGTAGCGGCACGGAAGAACGCGTGGCGGCGCTGGTCGAGGCGGGGGCGGATGTGTTGATTGTCGACACCGCGCACGGCCATTCCGAGGGCGTGCTGGAGCGCGTGCGCTGGGTCAAGCAGCAGTATCCGGACATGCAGGTCATCGGCGGCAATATCGCCACCGGCGAGGCGGCCAGAGCGCTGGCCGATGCGGGCGCCGACGGGGTCAAGGTCGGCATTGGGCCGGGGTCGATCTGCACCACGCGCATCGTCGCCGGGGTTGGCGTGCCGCAGATTACCGCCATCGACAATGTCTGCACCGCGCTGCAAGGCACGGGTATTCCGCTGATTGCCGACGGCGGCATCCGATTCTCGGGCGATCTGGCCAAGGCGATTGTCGCCGGCGCGCACAGCGTGATGGTCGGCAGCATGTTCGCCGGTACCGAGGAAGCGCCGGGCGAGGTCGAGTTGTATCAGGGGCGTTCGTACAAGTCCTACCGCGGGATGGGGTCGCTCGGCGCGATGCAGCAGGGTTCCTCGGATCGCTATTTTCAGGACACCTCCGCAGTCGAGAAACTGGTGCCGGAAGGCATCGAGGGCCGCGTGCCCTACAAGGGCTCGATCAGTGCGATCATTCACCAGTTGCTGGGTGGCCTGCGCTCCAGCATGGGTTATGTCGGCGCGGCCGACATCGAAACCATGCGCACCCGGCCAGGCTTTGTGCGGGTCACCTCGGCCGGTATGCGCGAGAGCCATGTGCACGATGTAGCCATCACCAAGGAAGCGCCGAACTACCGCGTCGACTGA
- a CDS encoding DUF2062 domain-containing protein, whose protein sequence is MTCPPPAPPETPPSPREGFWRRRVGSVIVAQLSQGVTPDRIAFTLALAVALATFPILGSTTLLCAAAGFALRLNQPIIQLANWLFYPLQLLLLIPFYRMGEWIFGTPHLALSIPQMVERFNAGPLRFIADFGVIALGGIGAWCLTAPVVVAVLYVMLRPVLRAVAVRVSRARESAATQRH, encoded by the coding sequence GTGACCTGTCCGCCGCCAGCGCCACCCGAGACGCCACCGTCGCCGCGCGAGGGTTTCTGGCGTCGGCGCGTAGGGTCGGTCATCGTTGCGCAGCTCAGCCAGGGGGTGACGCCGGACAGGATCGCTTTCACGCTGGCGCTGGCCGTGGCGTTGGCGACCTTTCCCATTCTTGGTTCGACGACGCTGCTGTGCGCGGCGGCAGGGTTTGCGCTGCGGCTCAATCAGCCGATTATCCAGCTTGCCAACTGGCTGTTTTATCCCTTGCAGTTGCTGCTGCTGATTCCGTTCTACCGGATGGGCGAATGGATTTTCGGCACGCCGCATCTTGCACTTTCGATTCCTCAGATGGTGGAGCGCTTCAATGCCGGGCCGCTCCGTTTCATAGCCGATTTCGGGGTCATTGCGCTGGGCGGTATCGGCGCCTGGTGTCTGACCGCGCCGGTGGTCGTGGCGGTGCTGTACGTTATGTTGAGGCCGGTTTTGCGAGCGGTGGCCGTTCGTGTGTCGCGTGCGCGTGAGAGCGCCGCGACGCAGCGGCACTGA
- a CDS encoding IS30 family transposase: MGSRYKQLSMDERNRLQRGLNQGMSLRALARALGRHVSTLSRECRRGWIGSSYDAVQGREAARIRRRRGTRKLLAGSPLADLVAWQIIQHAWSPEQIAGRLRMEHPEEARQRVAHETIYQFIYAHPAGALKRLLVESLRQGHQKRRPRRRGQDRRGSLRNMRSIRERPEEAQAREIPGHWEADLIKGAYNGSAIGTLVDRSTRFTLLARVDDSSAEAVLDGFTRRLRTLPKALRKTLTYDQGKEMARHEELEKRTHLRVYFADPHSPWQRPTNENTHGLLRQYFPKGTDLSLYSQQYLTKVAEELNNRPRKTLGFRTPAEVMAEKISALNRSVALQN, from the coding sequence ATGGGCAGCAGGTACAAACAGTTGAGCATGGATGAGAGGAACCGGTTGCAGAGGGGCTTGAACCAAGGGATGAGTCTGCGCGCTTTGGCGCGAGCGTTAGGCCGTCACGTCAGCACCCTGAGCCGGGAGTGCCGCCGAGGGTGGATCGGCAGTAGCTATGATGCGGTCCAGGGACGGGAGGCGGCGCGGATCAGGAGACGGCGGGGCACACGCAAGCTGCTTGCAGGGAGCCCTCTGGCCGACCTTGTAGCGTGGCAGATAATCCAGCACGCTTGGTCACCCGAGCAGATTGCCGGAAGGTTGCGTATGGAGCACCCGGAAGAGGCCCGCCAGCGGGTTGCCCACGAGACGATCTATCAGTTCATCTACGCGCACCCGGCGGGTGCGCTCAAGAGGCTCCTGGTGGAGTCCTTGCGCCAAGGCCACCAGAAGCGCCGTCCCCGTCGCCGGGGCCAGGACCGCCGCGGTAGCCTGCGCAACATGCGCTCTATCCGTGAGCGGCCAGAAGAAGCGCAGGCTCGGGAGATTCCCGGTCACTGGGAGGCAGACCTCATCAAAGGGGCCTACAATGGGAGTGCCATTGGCACCCTGGTGGACCGCAGCACCCGGTTCACCCTCCTGGCCAGAGTGGACGACTCCTCGGCAGAGGCGGTGCTGGACGGTTTCACAAGACGCCTACGCACGCTGCCCAAGGCGCTGCGAAAGACCCTGACCTACGACCAGGGCAAGGAGATGGCGCGGCACGAAGAACTGGAGAAGCGAACTCACCTGCGGGTGTATTTTGCCGACCCGCATAGCCCCTGGCAGCGACCGACCAATGAAAATACCCATGGCCTGCTGCGCCAGTACTTCCCGAAGGGTACGGACTTGTCGCTCTACTCTCAGCAGTACTTGACCAAGGTGGCAGAGGAACTCAATAATCGACCCAGAAAAACTCTGGGATTTCGCACGCCTGCCGAAGTGATGGCAGAGAAAATCAGCGCGTTAAACCGCAGTGTTGCGCTTCAAAATTGA
- a CDS encoding GFA family protein, producing the protein MSKKYNVHCDCGAVELEMSGTPKVHAFCHCEDCRALLDVPYHSIVAWDADNIRITSGAEDTVEYKYPTLKMTRVFCKHCGETLFNTNAMDWRLVSQLLIRKCNNGELPEELVSNAHFYYDRRIVDIDDQLPKN; encoded by the coding sequence ATGAGCAAAAAGTACAACGTGCACTGTGACTGCGGCGCCGTCGAGCTCGAGATGAGCGGTACGCCGAAGGTGCATGCGTTCTGTCACTGCGAAGACTGCCGCGCCCTACTCGATGTGCCCTATCACTCGATTGTTGCCTGGGACGCAGATAACATCCGCATCACTTCGGGTGCTGAGGATACGGTCGAGTACAAGTATCCAACGCTGAAGATGACCCGCGTATTCTGCAAGCACTGCGGTGAGACGCTCTTCAACACGAATGCAATGGACTGGCGACTGGTATCGCAGCTGTTGATCCGTAAATGCAACAATGGCGAACTACCGGAGGAGTTGGTATCGAACGCGCACTTCTACTACGACCGCCGCATCGTCGATATCGACGACCAACTCCCAAAGAACTAG